The genomic interval TTTAAAAATTCATTGTATAGGCCAATCCAAGAATACTCATTTAAATAATCTTTACCTTTTCTGGTTAAAAATAATTTATCGGAGCTAAATTCACTAACAGAAATATCACTTTTACCAATTCTATCGATGAGTTCTTGTTTTCTTCCTGAAACCCTTAGCCCATTATCTCTTAAAATATCTTTCAAATCATTTACTGTTAAACTATAATTAGCAAAATCAGACCATGTTTCTTCAGTAATTTCATAAGTAACATATTCCTCTTCAAATAATAAATCATTGAATATCTCTTGAGGCAATTTTAAATTATTTAAAAAATAAAATGCCACTTCCAGATTATGATATTCATCAATAAATTTTAAAATTCTATATTGATCTAAATCATAACTTGTAGGATATTGTTTTCCATAATTAATATCTTCAAGTTTATATTTTCTGCCAAATCTTTCATATAATCCGGACATAACAGATAACACATTGTCTTTATTGATAAATATTCCATCTTCAAAATTATCATCATCTTCAAAATCAAAATCATTTTCATAAAATAGATTATAACCACAGATTGGACATGATTCATCTGTTAAATTTATAAAGTTACAACAATATGGACATAAATTAGCACCGATTTCAAATATATTGAATGGATCGATTTGCGAATCCAAATCATTAATAAAAAAGTTTAAACGGGTTATAATTCCATCATCAGTAACTTCACCTCGTTCATATTCTTCTTTTAATATATTATTAATTTTTTTTGCTTTATCTTCTGAAATAATGCCATCATCAATAATGTCCTGCATATACTCTGAAAATCCATCATCATTTCCTATGACTACATCAAATCCCAATTGAGATTTTGGCAATTCTTCTTTTAAATCAAACAGTATTTGAGTAAATTCATCAGAATTTTGTAAAAATAAATCTTTGATTTCATTAAAATAATTCTTATTTAAGGATTTACGTTCCCCATATTCTTTAAAATCATTTTTAAGCTCTTCATGATAATAAATAATATTTTTACCAGGAGTTGAGATATCCTTAAGAAATAGACAGGAACGAATATCCAAATCATATATATTGGAAGACAATATTTGATCATCATTATCAAATTCCTCACTGGAATTAGACAAAATATTTTCACTTTTAAAATCAAAGCCAATGGCACTGGCTACAATATTTTCACTTAATTTAGATGCAAATCCATAATGAATTAAAATCTCTACAAGATTCTTTGTTGGCTGTAAAATACTCAATGTATTGCCTGCTGAAAGGAGTACATTAATTTCTAATAAAAATAAAGAATTACCCCTAAATTCAGGTAAGATATAAACCTCATTTAAAACAAAACTAGTCAATGCATTTAATTCATAAAAAGCAAATCCAACAACTTTACTATCAAACAATATCTCTTTAAAAAGATCTCCTGAATTATTTTCTATTATGAATCCTTCATTTTGAATAGCCTCATAAATATATTTATAATCCTTTTTCAAAATAGACTCAACATCCAAAGAATCTGATAAATCATTATGTATAATTTTAGGCATATCATCCATTCTAATAATAAATTCTGTCGTCATGAAAATTCCCTTATAATATGTATTATTTAATAATTTAATAAAACAAGTAATAAAAAAGTTGTTATTACATTTTTACTTGAAAAATTTATAACATGTGCATTATGAATTTATAGTCATGGTTTAAAGAAATAAGAAAAATTGCAAATCATCTTACCAGAATATTCATAACAATTCCTCAAATATTTTAGACATGCATCCCGCAATCAGACCTGCAAAAATATCATCGAGTATGGGAGGCAATCCTGCAATAATTCCAGGTTTTGCTTCATGATATCTCTTAAAATTAAAAGTTGCTTTTGTTCCTGCAATCTGATTTGAAATAGCAAGACCCAATACTTCATCAGTATACAAGTAATCTGAATCATCATGTACATCAAATTCCCTTATGTGATTTCCAGTTAAATCCTGTTCCATCCTCATTCCAGCAATAATTAGTGAAACAACA from Methanobrevibacter gottschalkii DSM 11977 carries:
- a CDS encoding SAP domain-containing protein translates to MTTEFIIRMDDMPKIIHNDLSDSLDVESILKKDYKYIYEAIQNEGFIIENNSGDLFKEILFDSKVVGFAFYELNALTSFVLNEVYILPEFRGNSLFLLEINVLLSAGNTLSILQPTKNLVEILIHYGFASKLSENIVASAIGFDFKSENILSNSSEEFDNDDQILSSNIYDLDIRSCLFLKDISTPGKNIIYYHEELKNDFKEYGERKSLNKNYFNEIKDLFLQNSDEFTQILFDLKEELPKSQLGFDVVIGNDDGFSEYMQDIIDDGIISEDKAKKINNILKEEYERGEVTDDGIITRLNFFINDLDSQIDPFNIFEIGANLCPYCCNFINLTDESCPICGYNLFYENDFDFEDDDNFEDGIFINKDNVLSVMSGLYERFGRKYKLEDINYGKQYPTSYDLDQYRILKFIDEYHNLEVAFYFLNNLKLPQEIFNDLLFEEEYVTYEITEETWSDFANYSLTVNDLKDILRDNGLRVSGRKQELIDRIGKSDISVSEFSSDKLFLTRKGKDYLNEYSWIGLYNEFLKNFDFDDFYRFYESNDGNFNEIVSKYLDEHIKIAKNNKDFDYLINCFSSKAIFSGLDKNPNDALKWEMRRFCLTINPIYSRGVYHDFYLHLNSENINNLRSLKDEFSSEEMLDSFEESWDYFEFNKSIVSKKDAKIIFERLLINNEDLKLINMELKDRYSGRDAIDNTFSADLNDYFK